From the Aspergillus puulaauensis MK2 DNA, chromosome 1, nearly complete sequence genome, the window CGCCAACGATACCGACTCGCGCCCTTTCACTGTCCCCTCCCTGAACTGCGACGCACTATACCTGTCATCGTTATCGTTGCCTTCCTGTAAGGACCTCAAGCCGAGCAGCGCACCCACAAGGTTGGTCGCAATGGTCTTATGGGTCACGTTCTATTGGTATTTCCAGGAACCGGATCCTACATCGTCCAAGCCGGGCCCTCCTAGTACCTCTAATGCAGCTCCGAGGACAAAGGAATGGCTCCTCCACATCCAACGCCTGGGAATCCTGTCCCGAAAAGACCAAATGCTAAAGATCGAGCGCTTAGGAATGGTCGGCACCAGGGATACCTCAGTCAACTCTAAGTCAGATATGTTCATCACCCAAAAGGCCTTCTGGCAGCTGGACCCCCGGATTCATCTCTTCAGCATCAGCTCCGTCATGCCAGAACCGGGCCAGGTCTACCCTGGACCCTCCGGCTCCCTCGACTCTCTAGGAGTAGGCTTCCCTTTCGGCGCTGGTCCACTCACGGCCGGCACATTCCTTCCCCCCTACTaccctccacaacctctAGAGTATATCTACACAGGACACATCCGTCACCCACGCCGCCCAAAGGCATATATCCAAGGCGAAGTATTCTACGTCCGCTGGATCCCAAGTGGGGGAGAGTTTCTTACCTTCCGGGTCCCTGTCCTTCCGACGACGAACGCCCTCCACAGACATCCGTCAACATCAAGCGAACGAAGCAATTCGGGACCAAACCTCTGTCTGGACTCCGACCTATCCAATGACCTTAAGCTCGTCTATGACTGGGTCCAAAAACGACCGCCGGATACAGCGCTCCCACGCCGCAAATCAATCGTCGAGCAGTCTAGTTTCCTAGAGGAGCGCATGTGTGCCCAGAATTCCTTCCCAGTGCTAGTATGCTGGGACTCTCATCCAATGGGGTACTTTGAGTTATTCTGGGTTTTGGAAGATTCTGTTTGTCGGTTTCTCGACCATGCAGACGATTTTGATCGTGGAGTGAGGTGTTTTATTGGAGGGGAGGAGTTTCTGGAACCGAAGTACTTGAAACGATGCATGAGTTCGTTGGTCCATCATTGCTGGCTTTACGATCTGAGAACAAACACGGTTGTTTGTGAGTGTAGGGCTGATAATCTTGAGTATGTCATTTTCTTTCTATGTGGGTTTATGCTAACTTGTTGAAGCGTTATCTTTGCTTTGGAGTCTATTGGGTTCAGTAGACTCAAGGATGTCAAGTCTCCTGGTCAACATAATACCATAATGACGATTGGCCGCGGTAGGTGGGTAGCGCCGGTGTTATAATCCATTGACGGCGGACACCTTCCCAGCCAAGCAATATCTATGGACTATGTCTGAAATGTTATATCAAAAGAGGTAGTGGCAGGTATTGCTAAGCGCAGTCATACACGCGAACCTTTTGATCGCACCCTAATGCCGGCCATTTTTGATTTCAGACATGTAGAGCAATAGCCTCGATACGCGACTGACAGCTTAGATGTTCGATATCCATATTTTCTGGTATTCTTAACTTCCATTGTATGTCTCCTGACTGAATCTTACTCGCATCGAGCACACGGTTTAGCCCTAATCACATGACTATCCGGTCAATATATAGCAGTGTttcgaagaagggaaagaactAAGCAGATATCTGAGAGACCGAATCTAATGGTATAAAGTGAGAATGGAAACCGGACAAAGCGCTTGGTTATTCGAAGAGTTACTATCGAAAAGGTAAATCTTCAATGTGTAAatgaatatataaaaaagaagcGATCGGGGTTTAGATGACTGGGTATTGAGCCAAGCGACCAAAACCGAGAGTATAACCCCCAGGGCCCGCAATAATATTGATTTAATGCTATCAGGATGATGAAAGACTAAACTGTAAACATTGCAACTGTTTTTCATTTCGTGTGGACGAATAGTATACCTTCCGGAAAGGGAAGGCATGTCATGTGATACAAATAACTAGATTACATAATAGACAGCGGGGAAGGCGGCGAGGCCACGGAAGAACAATGTTCCCGGCGGGATCTTTTTGGGAAGCTCAAAAATTCCCCGAAATACGCCTGTGTCTGATTCCAATTCCTGAAGGCCTGCTTTTCGATTCTAGCCATGGGTAAGCGCGATAAGAAGAAGGTTAGTTGATGTGCAAGCCAATTGATCTGTTTCAAGTGTTGACGTTCTGCTGCAGTTCAATAAGGGTGGTAaaggtggtggcggcggcggccagcGTCAAAACTGGCAAGACCTGCCAAGGGCCAACGCGAAGCTCGAGAATTACTACAATGCGCAAGGATTTATTCCCGAGGAGGAGCGTGAGGTCTTCTGGGAAACGCTCAGGAAGGATCTTCCTAACAGTTTCCGTTTCACGGGTTCAAAAGGGTATTGCATATTCTTTCGCATCCAAGTTTGGATCCGGCGCTAACtagcctttttttcttcttttgaaGCCATGCGCTTTCTGTCCAGGAACGACTGAAGGACTTCTATATCCCCGAAATCACTGCTGTTCAGTATGAGGGCAATAACGTCGAGCCCCCTCGCCCGGTGGAATGGTACCCTGAAGGCCTGGCGTGGTCGATGACTACCCCCAAGCAGGTGATCCGCCGCTTTGCGCCGTTCGCCTCGTTCCAGAAGTTCCTCGTTGCCGAAACCGATGTGGGAAATATTAGCAGACAGGAGGTCGTCAGTATGATTCCTCCGCTTCTCATGGACCTGCGTCCTGGTATGACGGTTTTGGACATGTGCGCTGCGCCCGGTAGTAAGTCTGCGCAGCTCATGGAGCTGGTCCACGtcggtgaggaggatgcgatgCTTGAGGTTTCCAAGCAAGTCAAGGAAGGGACCGTGGGACCGGAGCCTGCTGGACCAGAGGGActtgacgatgatggacGAACAACCGGCTTGCTCATTGCCAACGACAGCGACCACAAGCGTGCGCACATGTTGGTTCACCAGATGAAGCGCCTTAGCTCCCCGAACCTTATCGTAACGAACCACGACGCCACGATGTACCCCTCTATTAGACTTCCGCCTAAGCCTAACGCCGACGGAAAGACCTCCCCGAACCGGTACCTCAAGTTCGACCGCATCCTTGCAGACGTGCCTTGCACTGGTGATGGAACGGCAAGGAAGAACTACGGTGTTTGGAAGGATTGGACCCCTATGAACGCCGTCGGCCTGCACGCTACCCAAGTTCGGATTCTTGTACGTGCCCTACAGATGCTGAAGGTCGGCGGCCGCGTGGTATACTCTACATGTAGTATGAACCCGATTGAGAATGAGGCCGTTGTGGCGAGTGCCATTGAGCGCTGTGGTGGTACTGAGAAGG encodes:
- a CDS encoding GNAT family N-acetyltransferase (COG:J;~EggNog:ENOG410PKR2;~InterPro:IPR016181;~PFAM:PF13523;~SMCOG1203:putative siderophore biosynthesis protein;~TransMembrane:1 (i93-110o);~antiSMASH:Cluster_1.7), with protein sequence MKFDCCHLPNGIEVGVTPVFGGFKFQAKSHEEYGSFPPEWTVCLSTKEGPDCHFEDANDTDSRPFTVPSLNCDALYLSSLSLPSCKDLKPSSAPTRLVAMVLWVTFYWYFQEPDPTSSKPGPPSTSNAAPRTKEWLLHIQRLGILSRKDQMLKIERLGMVGTRDTSVNSKSDMFITQKAFWQLDPRIHLFSISSVMPEPGQVYPGPSGSLDSLGVGFPFGAGPLTAGTFLPPYYPPQPLEYIYTGHIRHPRRPKAYIQGEVFYVRWIPSGGEFLTFRVPVLPTTNALHRHPSTSSERSNSGPNLCLDSDLSNDLKLVYDWVQKRPPDTALPRRKSIVEQSSFLEERMCAQNSFPVLVCWDSHPMGYFELFWVLEDSVCRFLDHADDFDRGVRCFIGGEEFLEPKYLKRCMSSLVHHCWLYDLRTNTVVCECRADNLDVIFALESIGFSRLKDVKSPGQHNTIMTIGRGRWVAPVL